The following coding sequences are from one Phyllostomus discolor isolate MPI-MPIP mPhyDis1 chromosome 11, mPhyDis1.pri.v3, whole genome shotgun sequence window:
- the TPT1 gene encoding LOW QUALITY PROTEIN: translationally-controlled tumor protein (The sequence of the model RefSeq protein was modified relative to this genomic sequence to represent the inferred CDS: substituted 1 base at 1 genomic stop codon): MIIYRDLISHDEMFSDIYKIREVADGLCLEVEGKMVSRTEGNIDDSLIGGNASAEGPEGEGTESTVITGVDIVXTIILQETSFTKEAYKKYIKDYMKSIKGKLEEQRPERVKPFMTGAAEQIKHILANFKNYQFFIGENMNPDGMVALLDYREDGVTPYMIFFKDGLEMEKC; encoded by the exons ATGATCATCTACCGGGACCTCATCAGTC ATGATGAGATGTTCTCCGATATCTACAAGATCCGCGAGGTCGCAGACGGGCTGTGTTTGGAGGTAGAGGGAAAG ATGGTCAGTAGGACAGAGGGTAACATCGATGACTCGCTTATTGGTGGAAACGCCTCTGCTGAAGGCCCGGAGGGCGAAGGAACGGAAAGCACTGTAATCACTGGTGTTGATATTGTATGAACCATCATTTTGCAGGAAACCAGCTTCACGAAAGAGGCTTACAAGAAGTACATCAAAGATTACATGAAATC AATCAAAGGGAAACTCGAAGAACAGAGACCAGAAAGAGTAAAACCTTTTATGACAGGGGCTGCAGAACAAATCAAGCACATCCTCGCTAATTTCAAAAACTACCAG TTCTTTATTGGTGAAAACATGAATCCAGATGGCATGGTTGCTCTGCTGGACTACCGTGAGGACGGTGTGACCCCATATATGATTTTCTTTAAGGAtggtttagaaatggaaaaatgt TAA